From the Priestia koreensis genome, one window contains:
- the miaB gene encoding tRNA (N6-isopentenyl adenosine(37)-C2)-methylthiotransferase MiaB has product MNEEQRLENTQVKSADKKSEKDYSKYFQTVYMPPSLKDAKARGKETVAYHKDFAISEEFRGMGQGRKFYIRTYGCQMNEHDTEVMAGIFLALGYEPTNTVEDANVILLNTCAIRENAENKVFGELGHLKPLKQRNPDVLIGVCGCMSQEESVVNKILQKHHHVDMIFGTHNIHRLPNILNEAYLSKEMVIEVWSKEGDVIENLPKVRKGEIKAWVNIMYGCDKFCTYCIVPYTRGKERSRRPEDIIQEVRHLAAQGYKEITLLGQNVNAYGKDFEDIKYGLGDLMDEIRKVDVARIRFTTSHPRDFDDHLIEVLAKGGNLVDHIHLPVQSGSSDVLKIMARKYTREQYLELVRKIKEAIPTASLTTDIIVGFPNETEEQFEETISLYKEVGFDSAYTFIYSPREGTPAAKMQDNVPMEVKKARLQRLNAVVNEFSAQKMQEYVGQVVEVLVEGESKNNPDVLAGYTAKSKLVNFRGPKSAIGQLVKVKITVAKTWSLNGEMVEEAAEVK; this is encoded by the coding sequence ATGAACGAAGAGCAACGCTTAGAAAACACGCAGGTAAAGTCAGCGGACAAAAAATCCGAAAAAGACTACAGCAAATATTTTCAAACGGTGTATATGCCACCTTCCTTAAAAGATGCGAAAGCACGTGGAAAAGAAACAGTCGCTTATCATAAAGATTTCGCTATTTCCGAAGAATTCCGTGGAATGGGACAAGGTCGTAAGTTCTACATTCGTACATACGGCTGTCAAATGAACGAACATGATACAGAAGTAATGGCAGGGATTTTCCTTGCGCTTGGCTATGAGCCTACAAATACAGTAGAAGATGCTAACGTGATTCTATTAAACACGTGTGCGATTCGCGAAAACGCGGAAAACAAAGTGTTTGGTGAATTAGGGCACTTAAAGCCGTTAAAACAGCGCAACCCTGACGTCTTAATCGGTGTGTGTGGCTGTATGTCTCAAGAAGAATCTGTTGTAAACAAAATTCTTCAAAAACATCACCACGTAGACATGATCTTCGGTACGCATAACATCCACCGCTTGCCAAATATCTTGAACGAAGCATACTTATCAAAAGAAATGGTTATTGAAGTATGGTCAAAAGAAGGGGACGTTATTGAAAACCTTCCAAAAGTTCGTAAAGGTGAAATTAAGGCATGGGTAAACATCATGTACGGTTGTGACAAGTTCTGTACATATTGTATCGTCCCTTATACGCGCGGAAAAGAACGCAGCCGTCGCCCTGAGGACATCATTCAAGAAGTTCGTCATTTAGCAGCACAAGGCTACAAAGAAATTACCCTTTTAGGTCAAAACGTGAACGCATACGGAAAAGATTTTGAAGATATAAAATATGGACTTGGCGATTTAATGGATGAAATCCGCAAAGTAGACGTGGCGCGCATTCGCTTCACAACGAGCCATCCTCGTGACTTTGATGATCACTTAATTGAAGTACTTGCCAAAGGCGGAAACCTTGTCGACCACATCCATCTTCCTGTACAATCAGGTAGCAGTGACGTCTTAAAGATTATGGCTCGTAAATATACGCGTGAGCAATATCTAGAGCTTGTTCGTAAAATTAAAGAAGCCATTCCAACAGCGTCACTCACGACAGATATTATCGTTGGATTCCCAAATGAAACGGAAGAACAGTTTGAAGAAACGATTTCTCTTTACAAAGAAGTTGGTTTCGACAGTGCCTATACGTTCATTTATTCTCCGCGTGAGGGAACACCAGCGGCAAAAATGCAAGATAACGTACCGATGGAAGTGAAGAAAGCTCGCTTACAGCGCTTAAATGCAGTAGTAAACGAATTTTCTGCGCAAAAAATGCAGGAATATGTAGGGCAGGTTGTCGAAGTATTAGTAGAGGGCGAAAGTAAAAACAATCCTGACGTCCTTGCGGGATATACAGCTAAGAGCAAACTTGTTAACTTCAGAGGTCCGAAGTCCGCAATTGGCCAGCTCGTGAAAGTGAAAATTACAGTAGCGAAAACATGGTCATTAAACGGAGAAATGGTAGAAGAGGCTGCAGAGGTGAAATAA
- a CDS encoding 2-oxoacid:ferredoxin oxidoreductase subunit beta codes for MATFKDFRNNVKPNWCPGCGDFSVQAAIQRAAANVGLEPENLAVISGIGCSGRISGYINSYGFHGIHGRSLPIAQGVKMANRDLTVIASGGDGDGFAIGMGHTVHAIRRNIDITYIVMDNQIYGLTKGQTSPRSDVGFKTKSTPEGSIESALSVMELALTAGATFVAQSFSTDLKELTSLIEQGLNHKGFSLINVFSPCVTYNKVNTYDWFKENLTSLSTIEGYDAGDRSQAMQTLMSHNGLVTGLIYQNKQQPSYQELVHGYRQDSLTNADLTLEEEQFTKLVSEFM; via the coding sequence ATGGCAACGTTTAAAGACTTTCGTAACAATGTAAAACCAAACTGGTGTCCAGGTTGTGGGGACTTTTCAGTTCAGGCAGCTATTCAGCGTGCGGCAGCAAATGTGGGCCTTGAACCAGAAAATTTAGCCGTTATTTCTGGAATCGGCTGTTCTGGACGTATTTCTGGCTATATCAATTCCTACGGGTTCCACGGCATCCATGGGCGTTCTCTTCCGATCGCTCAAGGCGTTAAAATGGCGAATCGTGATTTAACAGTCATCGCATCTGGTGGTGACGGAGACGGATTTGCCATTGGAATGGGTCACACGGTTCATGCCATTCGTCGTAACATCGACATCACGTATATTGTCATGGACAACCAAATCTACGGATTAACAAAAGGGCAAACGTCACCTCGAAGCGATGTTGGCTTTAAAACAAAAAGTACGCCTGAAGGATCGATTGAATCAGCGCTTTCAGTGATGGAGCTAGCTCTAACAGCAGGGGCAACGTTCGTCGCTCAAAGCTTTTCAACCGATTTAAAAGAATTAACGTCACTCATTGAACAAGGACTTAATCATAAAGGATTCTCTCTAATCAACGTATTCAGTCCGTGCGTAACATACAATAAAGTGAACACATATGACTGGTTCAAAGAGAACCTAACAAGCCTATCCACAATCGAAGGATACGACGCGGGCGATCGTTCTCAGGCGATGCAAACGCTAATGTCCCACAACGGTCTTGTAACGGGGCTTATTTATCAAAACAAACAGCAGCCATCTTACCAAGAACTCGTTCACGGCTATCGTCAAGACTCGCTCACAAACGCAGACCTAACGCTAGAAGAAGAACAGTTCACTAAATTAGTATCCGAATTTATGTAA
- a CDS encoding 2-oxoacid:acceptor oxidoreductase subunit alpha: protein MTKQLSWKVGGQQGEGIESTGEIFATALNRLGYYLYGYRHFSSRIKGGHTNNKIRVSTTEVRAVSDDLDILVAFDQETIDVNVSELHDQGIVIADAKFKPTMPEGSVAKMYAVPFTEIATELGTSLMKNMVAVGASSAIINVSLDAFQSVVQEIFGRKGQQVVDKNMEAMKRGFDYMQEQLGGTIESMSLEKADGKKRMFMIGNDAIALGALAGGARFMPAYPITPASEIMEYLIKKLPDFGGTVIQTEDEIAACTMAIGANYAGVRSLTASAGPGLSLMMESIGLAGITETPVVIVDTQRGGPSTGLPTKQEQSDLMAMIYGTHGEIPKIVMAPSTVEEAFHDTVEAFNLAEEYQCPVILLTDLQLSLGKQTVDPLDYQKVEIRRGKLALGQELPELDSKAYFKRYEATEDGVSPRVVPGMANGIHHVTGVEHDETGKPSEVASNRKIQMDKRMRKLNKINFQNPIHTNAPHDESDVLFVGFNSTRGVIEEAMERFEKEGVKANHAHIRLLHPFPADELLPLVENAKKVVVVEHNATGQLANILKMNVGHAKKVKNLLKYDGNPFLPHEVHSKSKELL from the coding sequence ATGACAAAACAACTTTCATGGAAAGTTGGAGGCCAACAAGGTGAAGGTATTGAAAGTACGGGGGAGATTTTTGCTACGGCCCTAAACCGACTTGGGTATTACCTCTATGGTTATCGCCATTTCTCATCACGTATTAAAGGCGGACACACTAACAATAAAATTCGTGTAAGTACAACAGAAGTACGTGCAGTATCGGATGATCTTGATATTTTAGTAGCATTTGATCAAGAGACAATTGATGTGAATGTGTCAGAACTTCATGATCAAGGAATTGTCATTGCAGATGCGAAGTTCAAACCGACTATGCCAGAAGGATCTGTCGCAAAAATGTATGCGGTCCCATTTACTGAGATTGCGACTGAGCTTGGTACGTCGCTTATGAAAAACATGGTGGCAGTAGGAGCATCTAGTGCGATTATTAACGTCAGCCTAGACGCTTTTCAAAGCGTAGTACAGGAGATATTTGGACGCAAAGGGCAGCAAGTAGTTGATAAGAATATGGAAGCTATGAAACGTGGCTTTGATTATATGCAAGAACAGCTCGGTGGGACAATTGAATCCATGAGCCTCGAGAAAGCAGACGGTAAAAAAAGAATGTTTATGATTGGAAACGATGCAATCGCTCTTGGTGCATTAGCAGGCGGTGCACGCTTCATGCCGGCATATCCGATTACCCCAGCTTCTGAAATTATGGAATATTTAATTAAAAAGCTACCGGACTTTGGTGGAACCGTTATTCAAACCGAAGATGAAATTGCTGCTTGTACGATGGCAATCGGTGCCAACTATGCAGGTGTACGTTCACTAACAGCCTCAGCTGGACCAGGTTTATCACTAATGATGGAATCAATCGGTTTAGCAGGTATTACGGAAACACCTGTTGTAATCGTAGATACACAGCGCGGAGGTCCAAGTACGGGGCTACCAACTAAGCAAGAGCAGTCCGATTTAATGGCGATGATTTACGGAACGCACGGTGAAATTCCGAAAATTGTGATGGCGCCAAGTACAGTGGAAGAAGCGTTCCACGATACGGTTGAGGCCTTTAACTTAGCGGAAGAGTATCAGTGTCCGGTTATCTTATTAACTGATCTTCAGTTATCTCTTGGGAAACAAACGGTTGATCCGCTTGATTATCAAAAAGTAGAAATCCGTCGCGGAAAACTTGCGCTTGGACAAGAGCTTCCTGAGCTTGATAGCAAAGCGTATTTTAAGCGCTATGAAGCAACAGAGGATGGTGTTTCTCCTCGTGTTGTACCAGGGATGGCGAATGGAATTCACCACGTAACAGGAGTCGAGCATGATGAAACGGGAAAACCGTCTGAAGTGGCGTCAAACCGTAAAATCCAAATGGATAAACGTATGAGAAAGTTAAACAAGATTAACTTCCAAAATCCAATACATACAAATGCTCCTCATGACGAGTCGGATGTATTATTTGTTGGATTTAACTCAACGCGCGGTGTCATTGAGGAAGCAATGGAACGATTTGAAAAAGAGGGTGTAAAAGCCAACCATGCGCACATCCGCTTGCTTCACCCGTTCCCAGCTGATGAGCTTCTACCACTTGTGGAGAATGCCAAAAAAGTGGTTGTGGTGGAGCACAATGCCACGGGTCAACTTGCAAATATTTTAAAAATGAATGTTGGGCATGCAAAGAAAGTGAAAAATCTTCTGAAGTATGATGGGAATCCGTTTTTACCACATGAAGTGCATTCCAAAAGCAAGGAGCTGTTATAA